Below is a window of Brassica napus cultivar Da-Ae chromosome A5, Da-Ae, whole genome shotgun sequence DNA.
GCAGCCAGCAAACTTACAGACCAGATCATTGATCCTGGCCCATCTTTGCTTGCATTGCCCTAGTTCTCTAGGCACCAGCCCAACGAGTAGAGGACTGGAGTTGTAATACTCTACAATCCTCTTCCAGAAGGCAGCGCCTTTCTGTTCGTTACTGACTATTGAATCTTTGCTGGTGTTGAGCCAAGCCCCAATGAGGACTAAATCGTCCTTGACAGTCCACTTCCTCCTCTCTTTCACACTTGGCTCTTGCGGAGGTTGGGTACTAACAAAAGGAGTTTCTAATGAGTCAAGGTCAACTGACCCTTGACTCGTTAACAGGTTAACAAAACTAGAGGAGCTTTCCATTTAGGAGTTTGTAAAGAGTATGAATAAAACTGTGTGATTCTCTACTAGAAACTAGTAAGATTAAATAAGGGATTATACATTCAATACAAGTAGAAAACTGTCCTATCACAACagctataaaaaatttaatggtCGTTAACCTAAGCATTTATAACTACACACTCTACAAGTTCATTAACGCAACGTGTAAAGATTTCTAACTAAACAGGTGCATGTCCTATCCGTTTCTATTGTAACAACTAAAACTAGTAACTAGCGAGTTATATAGTAACTAATAAAGTTCAGTTAGACTAACCTCAGTGCAGTAACTCAAGTTCTGTCACCCGCTTTACCAGCATTGCAACCTGTGCCTGTACAGAGAACAGGTAACACAAACAATGGTTTAGAAATGTGTACAAACAACTAAATTTATTATGAAACTGACAATTGAAGCTCACCTTAAGTGCCTCACACTCTCTGAGAAGCTTCTCATGCTCGTGAACCCGTAGCTTCAGCCTCTCAACCTCTTCTGTCACACCCGTAACCCATGGTTGCCTGAAATGAAGGCCGTCATTCTGCCAAACAAAATAGTGGAAATTGGtcaaacaacaaacaaataaGGAAGAACAAGAATCGCATATAAATAAATGAGATAGAAAGAAAAGTACTGACCTCGAAGTCTTTGCATATGAAGTATCTTTTCCCAGGGAGGTAGTCGTAAGTGTCCTCTTCATCAACGGTTTCCTTCGTGATTGAGCCACAAGGGCACAGTTTGGGAATGCCCTGTTGCGCTTCTGCAACGAAATCAACCATGCTGATGTACGCTTTGTGTGCTTTCATATCTCGAAGTTCTTCCTCCATTTCTGTACCTGCAACGAAAACAAATCCAGCGTCAAACCTTTCATCGAGTGTGAACCGACAAGAAAACCATTATACGATTTCAATCAAGAACAAAACCCTATTTCGATTTCATTCCCGACGAGAACAACAAACAATCGTATCTAAAAGAACAAATTAGCAAACGCAGAAAAAAACCCTATTTCGAATAAAATCCCCAATCCCATTTACTCAATCCAGAACCCGTAATCGCGTCAATAACAACACAACATCGCCtcgaaaagaagaaaattacaaacccagacaaaaaccctaattcgattGAAATACCCAATCCCATTTCAAACCCTAATTCTATTTAAACCCCACAATCGAACCCTTTCAACCGATGAAATTAA
It encodes the following:
- the LOC106454123 gene encoding uncharacterized protein LOC106454123 yields the protein MEEELRDMKAHKAYISMVDFVAEAQQGIPKLCPCGSITKETVDEEDTYDYLPGKRYFICKDFENDGLHFRQPWVTGVTEEVERLKLRVHEHEKLLRECEALKAQVAMLVKRVTELELLH